The genomic window GAAATATCACTTGAATAAGATCAGCGATATGAAGAGCATCGCTTCAAAAATAGATGTCGGTGCTGACAATATTTGGGTCAACCGCCCCGATGACGGATATAAACCTTTTTCACAGGCTTATGGTTTTGAATTCAAGCGTGTCTATCCAATGCAGATCGGATTAGTTTATTCAGCCGTTGCTGCCGGTAAAATGTCAGCTGTTTTAGGATATTCAACTGATGGTCGGATCAAGAGTTACAACTTAAAGATATTACCTGACGACAAAAACTTTTTCCCACCTTACGATGCAAGTATGGTCGTGAATAATTCATTGTTACGAAAGTATCCTGAATTAAAACCATTGCTGCATCGTCTGGATGGCAATATTTCGTTGTCGCAAATGCAGACTATGAACTACCAAGTCGACAATGACCTACGTGAACCTGAAGACGTGGCTCATGAATTCTTAGTTAAACACAACTACTTCCGAGGTGATAAATAATGGCTAATCAACCCTTGTGGAACCAATTGGTCTTTTACTTCACCCATAATGGAATGTATTTATTGGAACAATTTGGACGCCACTTTTTAATTTCATTTTACGGTGTTTTGCTGGCCGCTGTTGTCGGTATACCACTTGGTATTTACATGGCAAATCACTACCACTTAGGCGACTTTATCATTAGTGTCGCAAACGTTATTCAAACTGTCCCATCCTTGGCCATGCTGTCGATCATCATGCTTTGGTTAGGATTAGGCGTGAATACGGTTATCATTACAATTTTCCTATATTCGTTGTTGCCTATTTTAAAAAACACTTACACCGGAATGAAAAACGTTGATCCCAATACTATCGACTCTGCTCGTGGTATGGGGATGACATCATTTCAATTGCTGTATATGGTCAAACTTCCATTAGCTATGTCAGTTATTATGTCTGGTATTAGAACCGCCATGGTGGTTGCCATCGGTAATACCGCTATCGGTGCCTTTGTTGGAGCGGGTGGTTTAGGTGATCTAATTATCCGTGGTACTAATGCAACTGATGGTGCCCCATTGATCTTGGCAGGTGCTTTGCCAACAGCAATCATGGCCATCGTTACTGATTTAATTATCGGCTTGTTGCAAAAGCATTTTGAACCAACCGGCTACTTTAAAGAAGACGAAGAATAATTTTATTAGCACTCATAACTTTTGAGTGCTATTTTGTTGCAATTATCAAATGAGGAACTATAATGTATTTGTAAAGTGAATGAGAGATAAGAAATCACTCACCGTTATAACTCATTTATGGAAGGAAGCATCAATATGGCAAATGAAATTATGGACCGTCGTAATGATATTAGAGATTGGA from Companilactobacillus sp. includes these protein-coding regions:
- a CDS encoding osmoprotectant ABC transporter substrate-binding protein, yielding MKKFKKIITLFCLSLLIFVSGCGWPGLGSTSKDTIKVASLSTTESMILAEIIMQLISHETDHHTEIVNNLGSGQLVHQALVNGDADIASDNFTGNELITTLNHAPIKDEKTANRVIKKLYKSRFDETWMPTYGFQNTYNMLVTQETAKKYHLNKISDMKSIASKIDVGADNIWVNRPDDGYKPFSQAYGFEFKRVYPMQIGLVYSAVAAGKMSAVLGYSTDGRIKSYNLKILPDDKNFFPPYDASMVVNNSLLRKYPELKPLLHRLDGNISLSQMQTMNYQVDNDLREPEDVAHEFLVKHNYFRGDK
- a CDS encoding ABC transporter permease, with the protein product MANQPLWNQLVFYFTHNGMYLLEQFGRHFLISFYGVLLAAVVGIPLGIYMANHYHLGDFIISVANVIQTVPSLAMLSIIMLWLGLGVNTVIITIFLYSLLPILKNTYTGMKNVDPNTIDSARGMGMTSFQLLYMVKLPLAMSVIMSGIRTAMVVAIGNTAIGAFVGAGGLGDLIIRGTNATDGAPLILAGALPTAIMAIVTDLIIGLLQKHFEPTGYFKEDEE